One region of Pseudomonadota bacterium genomic DNA includes:
- a CDS encoding response regulator produces MIEDCPMYRRALERVLARAGFVVDLAQDMSEALERLRAETAAVTLDYRMPGHQGDEILVELLSRRPNLPVVFVSGSLTPPLTQLLMERGARACVDKLHVSQQLVATLREVLTLASEQSLQAPNAC; encoded by the coding sequence GTGATCGAGGACTGCCCCATGTATCGCCGCGCGCTGGAACGTGTGCTGGCTCGTGCGGGTTTCGTCGTGGACTTGGCCCAAGACATGAGCGAAGCGCTGGAACGGTTGCGCGCAGAGACAGCCGCTGTCACGCTCGACTACCGCATGCCCGGCCACCAGGGCGACGAGATCTTGGTCGAGCTGTTGTCACGGCGGCCCAACCTCCCGGTCGTGTTCGTGTCCGGAAGTCTCACCCCACCGCTGACTCAGTTGTTGATGGAGCGCGGTGCGCGAGCCTGCGTGGACAAACTGCACGTGAGCCAGCAGCTCGTCGCCACCTTGCGCGAAGTGCTGACGCTTGCGTCGGAACAATCCTTGCAAGCGCCGAACGCGTGCTAA
- a CDS encoding RidA family protein: MPRIALFVLLLCVTGCPQQAPTSGPHRDVVVKPPTFASNYSPAIRTGGLVFLSGMVGFDAATGELVPGGVGPETKQAVARIKETLGKAGLGLRDVVKCTVLLADIADYETMNRAYRPLWPSEPPARTTMQATPPLDARVEIECIAAAK, from the coding sequence ATGCCTCGAATCGCCCTGTTCGTGCTGCTGCTCTGCGTCACCGGATGCCCACAGCAGGCCCCGACCTCTGGACCGCACCGGGACGTAGTGGTCAAACCGCCCACTTTCGCGTCGAACTACTCCCCTGCTATCCGCACCGGCGGGCTCGTGTTCCTTTCCGGCATGGTTGGTTTCGACGCCGCGACGGGCGAGCTGGTTCCGGGAGGAGTCGGCCCCGAAACGAAGCAGGCTGTGGCTCGTATCAAAGAAACCTTGGGCAAAGCGGGACTCGGACTGCGAGACGTCGTCAAGTGCACCGTGCTGCTCGCCGACATTGCAGATTACGAGACCATGAATCGTGCCTACCGGCCGCTGTGGCCGAGCGAGCCTCCTGCGCGCACCACCATGCAGGCTACGCCTCCCCTGGATGCCCGCGTCGAGATCGAGTGCATCGCGGCGGCGAAGTAA